In Methanobacterium paludis, the following proteins share a genomic window:
- the ehbP gene encoding energy-converting hydrogenase B subunit EhbP, translating into MKFVVRPQHIISVGGYIVETEFPYRNIIVVNPTEEPIKIDIPIFSVDWIEEHRKLGLEITPLKEEETFLTAFKRAKAKLDAQIVDKS; encoded by the coding sequence ATGAAGTTCGTTGTAAGACCACAGCACATCATAAGTGTTGGAGGTTACATAGTTGAAACAGAATTCCCCTACAGGAACATAATCGTTGTAAACCCAACTGAAGAACCCATAAAAATTGATATCCCTATATTTTCAGTGGACTGGATCGAAGAACATCGTAAATTAGGCCTTGAGATAACACCCCTAAAGGAGGAAGAAACATTTCTCACGGCATTCAAAAGAGCCAAGGCCAAACTCGATGCCCAGATCGTGGATAAATCCTAA
- a CDS encoding respiratory chain complex I subunit 1 family protein — protein MTVINSIIAVIGTFIVAFFVGLWLPGLERKFVQARIQQRIGPPLSSPGFMAPIKFFFKETITPNTEMPRLYNALPIISILSVVFILLFMMPQMYSFAAFASIIGIIGLLKIEEVIYMFMGSLSKSVLSLRMAFPDIVKGAKHPETQRSYLEELSTKRAFRLIAFGSFPLYIAIFVPVLMTKSLYMSDIVAYQQIHGPVLFSLAGIIGAAVFFVGYMILLNEYPFSILKAKADVIEGPLLEYASKSRAYVYISRGFLMVVLATLFTTLFLGIPPNLMDWHSIVSLAVVLIFPILMASVSAFSPIFTYRQFYPVVVGSSILGVAALVVTFL, from the coding sequence ATGACAGTTATAAACTCAATAATCGCTGTAATCGGAACATTTATAGTGGCGTTTTTCGTCGGTTTATGGCTTCCAGGATTGGAAAGGAAGTTCGTACAAGCAAGGATCCAGCAGAGGATAGGTCCGCCCCTATCAAGCCCAGGTTTCATGGCTCCAATCAAATTCTTCTTCAAGGAAACTATAACCCCAAACACTGAAATGCCCAGACTGTACAACGCACTGCCAATTATAAGTATTTTATCTGTAGTGTTCATATTACTCTTTATGATGCCCCAGATGTACTCTTTTGCCGCTTTTGCAAGTATAATTGGAATAATTGGACTTTTAAAGATAGAAGAAGTCATATACATGTTCATGGGCTCACTATCAAAATCAGTTCTATCACTTAGAATGGCATTTCCTGACATTGTTAAGGGAGCCAAACATCCGGAAACACAGAGGTCATACCTGGAGGAACTCAGTACCAAGAGGGCATTTCGTCTTATAGCATTCGGTTCTTTCCCATTATACATAGCAATTTTTGTACCGGTTTTAATGACTAAAAGCCTGTACATGAGTGACATAGTTGCATACCAACAGATTCACGGACCTGTGCTTTTTAGTTTAGCAGGTATAATTGGGGCGGCGGTGTTCTTCGTAGGTTACATGATACTCCTCAACGAGTACCCATTCTCAATACTCAAAGCTAAAGCAGATGTTATAGAAGGACCTTTACTAGAATATGCGTCTAAATCCCGTGCATATGTTTATATAAGCAGGGGTTTCCTGATGGTTGTTCTTGCAACCCTATTTACAACCCTGTTTTTAGGCATACCACCAAACCTCATGGACTGGCACTCGATCGTAAGTCTGGCTGTTGTACTTATATTCCCGATATTGATGGCAAGTGTAAGTGCATTTTCGCCAATATTCACCTACAGACAGTTCTATCCTGTGGTTGTAGGTTCTTCAATCCTGGGAGTTGCTGCACTGGTTGTAACTTTCCTCTAG